A window of the Streptomyces sp. JB150 genome harbors these coding sequences:
- a CDS encoding siderophore-interacting protein produces the protein MAERPARKPRKAHSAQVVRTERLTPHMQRVVLGGDGLAEFAAGTCTDHYVKLLFPPAEGITYPEPFDLDRIREELPREQWPVTRTYTVRAWDAEVRELTLDFVLHGDAGLAGPWAMRVRPGDTIRFLGPGGAYAPDPGADWHLLAGDESALPAIAASLEALPDGARVRAFVEVAGREEEQKIDSDAEVVWLHRGDRPVGQALVEAVRALRFPEGRVHAFVHGEAACVKELRRLLRVEHHVPREDLSISGYWRLGHNEDGWQASKREWNARIEAEQEGTTPSAA, from the coding sequence ATGGCAGAACGTCCGGCCAGGAAGCCGCGGAAGGCCCACTCGGCCCAGGTCGTCCGCACGGAACGGCTCACCCCGCACATGCAGCGCGTGGTCCTCGGCGGCGACGGTCTCGCCGAGTTCGCCGCCGGCACGTGCACCGACCACTATGTGAAGCTGCTGTTCCCGCCGGCCGAGGGCATCACCTACCCCGAGCCGTTCGACCTGGACCGGATCCGCGAGGAGCTGCCCCGCGAGCAGTGGCCGGTGACCCGGACCTACACGGTGCGCGCCTGGGATGCCGAGGTGCGCGAGCTGACCTTGGACTTCGTGCTGCACGGCGACGCGGGCCTGGCGGGCCCGTGGGCGATGCGCGTGCGGCCGGGCGACACGATCCGGTTCCTCGGCCCCGGCGGCGCCTACGCCCCCGACCCCGGTGCCGACTGGCATCTGCTCGCCGGTGACGAGAGCGCGCTGCCCGCCATCGCCGCCTCCCTGGAGGCGCTGCCCGACGGCGCCCGGGTCCGCGCCTTCGTGGAGGTCGCCGGCCGCGAGGAGGAGCAGAAGATCGACTCCGACGCGGAGGTCGTGTGGCTGCACCGCGGCGACCGGCCCGTCGGCCAGGCCCTGGTCGAGGCCGTCCGCGCGCTCCGCTTCCCCGAGGGCCGCGTGCACGCCTTCGTGCACGGCGAGGCCGCCTGTGTGAAGGAGCTGCGCCGGCTGCTGCGCGTCGAGCACCACGTTCCGCGCGAGGACCTCTCCATCTCCGGCTACTGGCGCCTCGGGCACAACGAGGACGGCTGGCAGGCCTCCAAGCGCGAGTGGAACGCCCGCATCGAGGCCGAGCAGGAGGGCACGACACCGTCCGCCGCGTGA
- a CDS encoding RluA family pseudouridine synthase translates to MRRRSRVPAAPLPQCRGVDPVRVRLPVDGAWDTVREHLVERLSGAGPGVVDEMFDAGKIVGADGTAVAADAPYVPGMFVWFHRELPDEVPVPFPLRIVHRDEHIVVVDKPHFLATTPRGSHVAETALARLRRELGVPTLSAAHRLDRLTAGLVLFTVRPEERGAYQTLFRDRLVRKEYEAVAPYDPALALPRTVRSRIVKERGSLTAVEVPGEPNAVSRIELIEHRDGLGRYRLVPATGQTHQLRVHMNGLGVPILGDPLYPEVTAPAAPGDFRDPLQLLARELEFTDPVTGAAHRFRSTRTLAAWPGQ, encoded by the coding sequence ATGAGACGCAGAAGTCGTGTTCCGGCGGCGCCGCTGCCCCAGTGCCGCGGGGTCGATCCGGTGCGGGTGCGGCTGCCCGTGGACGGGGCGTGGGACACCGTCCGGGAGCATCTGGTGGAGCGGCTGTCGGGCGCGGGCCCCGGCGTGGTCGACGAGATGTTCGACGCGGGGAAGATCGTCGGGGCGGACGGCACGGCGGTGGCGGCGGACGCGCCGTATGTGCCGGGGATGTTCGTGTGGTTCCACCGGGAGCTGCCCGATGAGGTCCCGGTGCCGTTCCCGCTGCGGATCGTGCACCGCGACGAGCACATCGTCGTCGTCGACAAGCCGCACTTCCTGGCCACCACCCCGCGCGGCAGCCATGTCGCCGAGACCGCGCTCGCCCGGCTCCGCCGTGAGCTGGGCGTGCCCACGCTCAGCGCCGCGCACCGGCTGGACCGGCTCACCGCCGGACTGGTGCTGTTCACCGTGCGGCCCGAGGAGCGCGGCGCGTACCAGACGCTGTTCCGGGACCGCCTGGTGCGCAAGGAGTACGAGGCGGTGGCGCCGTACGATCCGGCGCTCGCCCTGCCCCGGACCGTGCGCAGCCGGATCGTGAAGGAGCGCGGCTCGCTGACCGCCGTCGAGGTGCCGGGCGAGCCGAACGCGGTCAGCCGGATCGAGCTGATCGAACACCGGGACGGCCTCGGCCGGTACCGGCTGGTGCCCGCCACCGGGCAGACCCACCAGCTGCGGGTGCACATGAACGGGCTGGGGGTGCCGATCCTCGGCGATCCGCTCTACCCGGAGGTGACCGCCCCCGCCGCGCCCGGCGACTTCCGCGACCCGCTGCAACTGCTTGCGCGGGAGCTGGAGTTCACCGATCCGGTGACGGGGGCGGCGCACCGCTTCCGCAGTACGCGGACGCTCGCCGCCTGGCCCGGTCAGTAG
- a CDS encoding cytochrome P450, whose product MTSDIPTTTGTDGLPPAPPPGCPAHALQSGGLRRLYGPQPLDLRSLYEELRAEHGPVAPALLHDDVPIWVVLGHAENLRMVNTPAVFSRDSRIWTPLLDGRVKPDHPLMPHIAWQPVCSHAEGDEHRRLRSAVTSAMAPINHRIMRRSIYRRAQALVNEFCERGEADLVHQYSEHLPMAVMCDLLGMPEEYNHRIVHCARDMLKGTETAIASNAYIQEALARLTARRRAEPAQDIAGLLVTHEAGLTDEEIREHLRVVLIAAYEATANLLANALRMVLTHPGFRAQLNGGQMTVAQAVEQSLWDEPPFSTVFAYFAKQDTELGGRQIRRGDGLLFAPAPGNIDPRIRPDLKASMMGNRSHLAFGGGPHECPGQNIGRVIADVGVDAVLRRLPDVQLDCEEDELEWRESIASRHLVELPVRFVPRPQQDIDQMPSHTPNPPRGSVWDPLPAELEVPPAKVPSQETPPAELPPAEPAAAVAEPEHEPEADPEPGSGTLQRFLRWWRGY is encoded by the coding sequence GTGACGTCTGACATCCCCACCACCACCGGCACGGACGGCCTCCCGCCCGCCCCGCCCCCCGGCTGTCCCGCGCACGCACTCCAGTCCGGCGGGCTGCGCCGGCTGTACGGACCCCAGCCGCTGGACCTGCGCTCCCTGTACGAGGAACTGCGCGCCGAGCACGGCCCGGTGGCGCCCGCGCTGCTCCACGACGACGTACCGATCTGGGTGGTCCTCGGTCACGCGGAGAATCTGCGGATGGTGAACACGCCCGCGGTGTTCAGCCGCGACAGCCGGATCTGGACCCCGCTCCTGGACGGCCGGGTCAAGCCCGACCACCCGCTGATGCCGCACATCGCCTGGCAGCCCGTCTGCTCCCACGCGGAGGGCGACGAGCACCGCAGGCTGCGCTCCGCGGTCACCAGCGCCATGGCACCCATCAACCACCGCATCATGCGCCGGTCCATCTACCGCCGCGCCCAGGCACTGGTCAACGAGTTCTGCGAGCGCGGCGAGGCGGACCTGGTCCACCAGTACTCCGAGCATCTGCCGATGGCGGTGATGTGCGACCTGCTGGGCATGCCGGAGGAGTACAACCACCGGATCGTGCACTGCGCCCGCGACATGCTCAAGGGCACCGAGACCGCCATCGCGAGCAACGCGTACATCCAGGAGGCCCTGGCCCGGCTCACCGCGCGCCGGCGCGCCGAGCCCGCCCAGGACATCGCCGGGCTGCTCGTCACCCACGAGGCCGGGCTGACCGACGAGGAGATCCGCGAGCACCTGCGGGTGGTGCTGATCGCCGCGTACGAGGCGACGGCGAACCTGCTCGCCAACGCGCTGCGCATGGTCCTCACCCACCCGGGCTTCCGGGCCCAGCTGAACGGCGGCCAGATGACCGTGGCGCAGGCGGTCGAGCAGTCCCTGTGGGACGAGCCGCCGTTCAGCACGGTGTTCGCCTACTTCGCCAAGCAGGACACCGAGCTGGGCGGGCGGCAGATCCGCAGGGGCGACGGACTGCTGTTCGCGCCCGCGCCGGGCAACATCGACCCGCGGATCCGGCCGGACCTGAAGGCCAGCATGATGGGCAACCGGTCGCACCTCGCCTTCGGCGGCGGACCGCACGAGTGCCCCGGCCAGAACATCGGCCGGGTCATCGCCGACGTCGGGGTGGACGCGGTGCTGCGGCGGCTGCCGGACGTACAGCTCGACTGCGAGGAGGATGAGCTGGAGTGGCGGGAGTCCATCGCCTCCCGCCATCTGGTCGAACTGCCGGTGCGGTTCGTGCCCAGGCCGCAGCAGGACATCGACCAGATGCCGAGCCACACCCCGAACCCGCCGAGGGGCTCGGTCTGGGACCCGCTCCCCGCGGAGCTGGAGGTGCCCCCGGCAAAGGTGCCCTCCCAGGAGACGCCTCCGGCGGAGCTGCCTCCCGCGGAGCCGGCCGCCGCCGTCGCGGAGCCCGAACACGAGCCCGAGGCGGACCCGGAGCCCGGGTCGGGCACCCTGCAGCGCTTCCTGCGCTGGTGGCGCGGCTACTGA